The following coding sequences are from one Verrucosispora sp. WMMD573 window:
- the ruvX gene encoding Holliday junction resolvase RuvX, translating into MSDSPRGVRLGVDVGQVRIGVSRSDPHGVLATPLVTLAREQNPRSDAVPSDVAELAALVAEHQAVEVVVGLPVNLAGKHGPAAEHVKAYARQLADVINPVPVTLTDERMSTVLASRRLAERGVRGKRQRAVVDQAAAVEILQSWLDAQRRRTQ; encoded by the coding sequence GTGAGCGACTCACCCCGTGGGGTACGGCTCGGAGTGGACGTCGGGCAGGTCCGGATCGGGGTCTCCCGGTCCGATCCACACGGCGTTCTGGCCACCCCGCTGGTCACCCTCGCGCGGGAGCAGAACCCCAGGTCAGATGCGGTGCCGTCGGACGTCGCCGAACTCGCCGCGCTGGTCGCCGAGCACCAGGCCGTCGAGGTGGTGGTGGGCCTTCCGGTCAATCTGGCCGGCAAACATGGCCCGGCAGCGGAACACGTGAAGGCGTACGCTCGACAACTGGCCGATGTGATAAATCCTGTCCCGGTGACGCTCACCGACGAGAGGATGTCCACGGTCCTGGCGAGCCGTAGGCTTGCCGAGCGCGGTGTCCGGGGGAAGAGACAACGGGCGGTGGTCGACCAGGCCGCCGCGGTGGAAATTCTGCAGAGCTGGCTGGATGCGCAGCGGAGGCGGACGCAATGA
- a CDS encoding endo-1,4-beta-xylanase has protein sequence MSDSSLRHRKGEITLTVRGVDRQPLADRAVTVAQDRHSFAFGNIGFDFVKLVGGPGPTETTDVESFGGTDHLDLGRLGELWLTLFNTATLPFYWGRYEPRRGAPDTERLTATARWLAERGVTVKGHPLVWHTVQPSWLLDLDLDEVEGLLRARVRDLAGGFAGLIDTWDAINEAVIMPVFDNGDNAITPLARARGRIHLVRLAFEEARAVNPAATLVLNDFDLSSAYECLIEGVLEAGVRIDAIGLQTHMHQGYRGEEYMQQMLDRFARYGLPLHLTETTLVSGHLMPPEIEDLNDYQIPHWPSTPDGEARQAEEIVRHYRSLLAHPAVQSINYWGLTDRGAWLGAPAGLVRADGSPKPAYDALAALIKGEWWLSPTDLRTGADGTVTVEGFLGDYTVSVGDRTARFTIDAIESTTTLDLA, from the coding sequence ATGTCTGACAGCAGTCTGCGGCACCGCAAGGGCGAGATCACCCTCACCGTCCGAGGCGTCGACCGGCAGCCGCTCGCCGACCGGGCGGTGACTGTCGCGCAGGACCGACACTCCTTCGCCTTCGGGAACATCGGTTTCGACTTCGTCAAACTGGTGGGCGGCCCCGGCCCGACGGAGACCACAGACGTCGAGAGCTTCGGCGGGACCGATCACCTGGATCTGGGCCGGCTGGGTGAGCTGTGGCTGACCCTGTTCAACACCGCAACCCTGCCGTTCTACTGGGGTCGCTACGAGCCACGGCGCGGCGCGCCCGACACCGAACGTCTCACCGCCACGGCACGGTGGCTGGCCGAACGGGGCGTCACCGTCAAGGGTCATCCGCTGGTCTGGCACACCGTGCAGCCGTCGTGGCTGCTCGATCTGGACCTCGATGAGGTGGAAGGGCTGCTGCGGGCCCGCGTCCGTGACCTGGCCGGTGGATTCGCCGGCCTGATCGACACCTGGGACGCGATAAACGAGGCGGTGATCATGCCCGTCTTCGACAACGGCGACAACGCGATCACCCCGCTGGCCCGGGCACGCGGACGCATTCACCTGGTGCGGTTGGCGTTCGAGGAGGCCCGGGCGGTCAACCCGGCGGCCACCCTGGTGCTCAACGACTTCGACCTCAGCTCGGCGTACGAATGCCTCATCGAGGGAGTCCTCGAAGCCGGCGTCCGCATCGACGCGATCGGCTTGCAGACCCACATGCACCAGGGCTACCGGGGCGAGGAGTACATGCAACAGATGCTCGACCGGTTCGCCCGGTACGGGCTGCCGCTGCACCTGACCGAGACCACCCTGGTCTCCGGGCACCTGATGCCGCCCGAGATCGAGGACCTGAACGACTACCAGATCCCGCACTGGCCCAGCACGCCCGACGGCGAGGCGCGGCAGGCCGAGGAGATCGTCCGGCACTACCGTTCGCTGCTCGCCCACCCGGCGGTCCAGTCGATCAACTACTGGGGGCTCACCGACCGGGGTGCCTGGCTCGGCGCGCCCGCCGGACTGGTCCGCGCCGACGGCAGCCCGAAGCCGGCGTACGACGCCCTGGCAGCGCTCATCAAGGGCGAGTGGTGGCTGTCACCGACGGACCTGCGCACCGGAGCGGACGGCACCGTCACCGTTGAGGGCTTCCTCGGCGACTACACCGTCTCCGTCGGCGACCGCACGGCGCGCTTCACCATCGACGCCATCGAGTCCACGACCACCCTCGACCTGGCCTGA
- a CDS encoding DUF948 domain-containing protein — protein sequence MGFLEVAALIAAIAFAMLVLILTLPILRLRHTVDATTRMINDLNDRTGPLLGDVNTTVRNVNVTLEQVQTSLDGVNLQLAKVDTMTGHAQNISANVANLVTVVSAAAANPLVKVAAFGYGVRKAAAARRHAETEREVRDTIKAQRRAARRGNR from the coding sequence GTGGGCTTTTTGGAGGTCGCGGCGCTGATCGCGGCGATCGCGTTCGCGATGCTGGTGCTGATCCTGACGCTGCCCATCCTGCGGTTGCGGCACACCGTGGACGCCACCACCCGCATGATCAACGACCTCAACGACCGGACGGGTCCCCTGCTCGGTGACGTCAACACCACGGTACGCAACGTCAACGTGACGTTGGAGCAGGTGCAGACCTCGCTCGACGGGGTCAACCTCCAGTTGGCCAAGGTCGACACCATGACCGGTCACGCGCAGAACATCAGCGCCAACGTCGCCAACCTGGTCACCGTGGTCTCCGCCGCCGCGGCCAACCCGCTGGTCAAGGTCGCCGCGTTCGGGTACGGCGTACGCAAGGCCGCCGCCGCGCGCCGGCACGCCGAGACCGAGCGCGAGGTGCGGGACACCATCAAGGCTCAGCGGCGCGCCGCCCGGCGCGGGAACCGCTGA
- the mltG gene encoding endolytic transglycosylase MltG: MMDELDLGFDEQERGEKGKHRRGRRKGGRSGGGRGKTVLALLLAVLLLGGIGGGAFYGFDRVQSYFVTPDYDGGGTEEVTVQIPQGAFLADMAVALYDAGVIKSTEAFIEAADENSRSRNVQPGTYTLRKQMSGELALAAMLDPKNRVVNGLTIPEGRTAKSIFKLLSDHTEIPVKEFETAAKDPEKLGVPDWWFKREDGKKPKKSIEGFLFPDTYEIPPDATAEAILGQMVDHFLTVTGEMEFADRVQEERGGISPYEALIVASLAQAEAGTKKDLGKVARVAYNRVYRGNFDCGCLEMDVTVNYYLELTGQKTKTSGQMTQSDLDNPDNPYNRKLRGMIPTPINNPGKEALEGAMDPPVGDWLFFVAVDKEGNSAFAETYEDHLKNEAKAREAGII, translated from the coding sequence ATGATGGACGAGCTGGACCTCGGGTTCGACGAGCAGGAGCGGGGGGAGAAGGGCAAGCACCGCCGGGGCCGCCGTAAGGGCGGCCGATCCGGTGGCGGGCGGGGCAAGACCGTCCTGGCCCTGCTGCTGGCCGTGCTGCTGCTCGGTGGCATCGGCGGAGGCGCCTTCTACGGCTTCGATCGGGTCCAGAGCTACTTCGTCACTCCTGACTACGACGGAGGCGGCACCGAGGAGGTGACCGTCCAGATCCCGCAGGGCGCGTTCCTCGCCGACATGGCCGTGGCGCTGTACGACGCCGGTGTGATCAAGAGCACCGAGGCGTTCATCGAGGCGGCCGACGAGAACTCCCGCAGCCGCAACGTCCAACCGGGGACGTACACGCTGCGCAAGCAGATGAGCGGTGAGCTGGCCCTGGCCGCGATGCTCGACCCGAAGAACCGGGTGGTCAACGGGCTCACCATCCCCGAGGGGCGGACCGCGAAGAGCATCTTCAAGCTGCTCAGCGACCACACCGAAATTCCGGTGAAGGAGTTCGAGACCGCCGCGAAGGACCCGGAGAAGCTCGGCGTGCCGGACTGGTGGTTCAAGCGGGAGGACGGCAAGAAGCCGAAGAAGTCGATCGAGGGCTTCCTCTTTCCGGACACCTACGAGATCCCGCCGGACGCCACCGCCGAGGCCATCCTCGGCCAGATGGTCGACCACTTCCTCACCGTCACCGGTGAGATGGAGTTCGCCGACCGGGTGCAGGAGGAGCGCGGCGGGATCAGCCCGTACGAGGCGCTGATCGTGGCGTCGCTGGCCCAGGCCGAGGCGGGCACCAAGAAGGACCTCGGCAAGGTCGCCCGGGTCGCCTACAACCGGGTGTACCGGGGCAACTTCGACTGTGGCTGCCTGGAGATGGACGTCACCGTCAACTACTACCTGGAGTTGACCGGGCAGAAGACGAAGACGTCCGGCCAGATGACCCAGAGCGACCTGGACAACCCGGATAATCCGTACAACCGCAAGCTGCGGGGCATGATCCCCACGCCGATCAACAATCCCGGCAAGGAAGCCCTGGAGGGGGCGATGGATCCGCCGGTCGGCGACTGGCTGTTCTTCGTGGCCGTCGACAAGGAGGGCAACTCCGCCTTCGCGGAGACCTACGAGGATCACCTGAAGAACGAGGCCAAGGCGCGGGAGGCCGGCATCATCTGA
- the alaS gene encoding alanine--tRNA ligase: protein MKTAEIKRRYLAHFEANGHTVVPSAPLPAISDPNLLFVNAGMVQFVPYFLGQQTPPYRRAVSVQKCIRTPDIDEVGKTSRHGTFFQMNGNFSFGDYFKEGAIPLAWELATKSVEAGGFGLDPERIWATVYLDDDEAYDIWRRTGVPDERIVRRGKKDNFWSMGIPGPCGPCSELYYDRGPAYGAEGGPEVDEDRYLEFWNLVFMQFERGPGTDKENFPILGELPAKNIDTGMGLERMASILQGVDNLYEIDEVRPILDRAAELTGKRYGAHSGHAANQSHPDDVRLRVIADHVRTALMLIGDGVTPSNEGRGYVLRRIMRRAIRSVRLLGWQERALPELLPVARDCMAPSYPELAADFDRISAYAYAEEDAFLATLRAGTTILDTAITETRSAGRPALSGDKAFQLHDTYGFPIDLTLEIAAEQGLTVDQEGFRRLMADQRARAKADAQARKTGHTDLSAYRSVLDAGGPVTFTGYTEVSRESTVRAVLGTEGPRAAAVEGDTIELVLDTTPFYAEGGGQQPDLGMITVGGGQVEVLDVQQPVPGLIVHRARVLRGEVRAGETGYAEIDTSRRRAISRSHTATHLVHQTMRNFLGESATQAGSLNAPGRLRFDFNTATGVAPSVLRDVEQQVNEVLLADLEVHAFVTSLEEARRIGAMALFGEKYGEHVRVVEVGDYARELCGGTHVARSGQLGLVKILSESSIGSGVRRVEALVGMDAFNFLAREHLLVSRLAELYRVPSEQVADRVEQTVTQLRDAEKELEKLRAQLVLGGAAALAAQAKDVSGVAYVGTEAPEGAAGNDVRTLAQEIRGRIDASRPGVVAVAARANGKASLVVAVNPAARSRGIAANELVKAAFSGRGGGSPELAQGGGLPESEVPRLLLTVERALADA, encoded by the coding sequence ATGAAGACGGCGGAGATCAAGCGGCGGTATCTCGCCCACTTCGAGGCGAACGGTCACACCGTGGTGCCGTCCGCTCCGCTGCCCGCCATCAGCGACCCGAACCTGCTGTTCGTCAACGCCGGCATGGTGCAGTTCGTCCCCTACTTCCTGGGCCAGCAGACGCCGCCGTACCGGCGCGCGGTAAGTGTCCAGAAGTGCATCCGTACGCCGGACATCGACGAGGTCGGCAAGACCAGCCGGCACGGGACGTTCTTCCAGATGAACGGGAACTTCTCCTTCGGCGACTACTTCAAGGAAGGGGCGATCCCGCTCGCCTGGGAGCTGGCCACGAAGTCGGTCGAGGCCGGTGGGTTCGGGCTGGATCCGGAGCGGATCTGGGCGACGGTCTACCTCGACGACGACGAGGCGTACGACATCTGGCGTCGTACCGGGGTGCCCGACGAGCGCATCGTGCGCCGGGGTAAGAAGGACAACTTCTGGTCAATGGGCATCCCCGGGCCGTGCGGCCCGTGCTCCGAGCTGTACTACGACCGGGGGCCGGCCTACGGCGCCGAGGGCGGCCCGGAGGTCGACGAGGACCGGTACCTGGAGTTCTGGAACCTCGTGTTCATGCAGTTCGAGCGGGGTCCGGGCACCGACAAGGAGAACTTCCCGATCCTGGGTGAGCTGCCGGCGAAGAACATCGACACCGGCATGGGCCTGGAGCGGATGGCGTCGATCCTGCAGGGCGTCGACAACCTCTACGAGATCGACGAGGTCCGCCCGATCCTGGACCGCGCGGCCGAGCTGACCGGCAAGCGGTACGGCGCGCACTCGGGCCACGCCGCCAACCAGTCACACCCGGACGACGTGCGGCTGCGGGTGATCGCCGACCACGTGCGTACCGCGCTGATGCTCATCGGTGACGGGGTGACCCCGTCCAACGAGGGGCGTGGGTACGTGCTGCGGCGGATCATGCGGCGGGCGATCCGGTCGGTGCGGCTGCTCGGCTGGCAGGAGCGGGCGCTGCCGGAGCTGCTGCCGGTGGCCCGGGACTGCATGGCCCCGTCGTACCCGGAGCTGGCGGCGGACTTCGACCGGATCTCGGCATACGCGTACGCCGAGGAGGATGCGTTCCTGGCCACGTTGCGGGCCGGCACGACGATCCTCGACACCGCGATCACCGAGACGAGGTCGGCGGGGCGGCCGGCGCTCTCCGGAGACAAGGCGTTCCAGCTGCACGACACCTACGGCTTCCCGATCGACCTGACCCTGGAGATCGCCGCCGAGCAGGGGCTCACCGTCGACCAGGAGGGCTTCCGTCGGCTCATGGCCGACCAGCGGGCCCGCGCCAAGGCCGACGCGCAGGCGCGCAAGACCGGGCACACCGACCTGTCGGCGTACCGCTCGGTGCTCGACGCGGGCGGCCCGGTGACCTTCACCGGTTACACCGAGGTGTCCCGCGAGTCGACGGTCCGCGCGGTGCTCGGCACCGAGGGTCCGCGCGCGGCGGCCGTCGAGGGCGACACCATCGAGCTGGTGCTCGACACCACCCCGTTCTACGCCGAGGGCGGTGGTCAGCAGCCCGACCTCGGCATGATCACGGTGGGCGGCGGCCAAGTCGAGGTCCTCGACGTGCAGCAGCCGGTGCCGGGGCTGATCGTGCACCGGGCCCGGGTGCTGCGGGGCGAGGTGCGCGCGGGGGAGACCGGCTACGCCGAGATCGACACCAGTCGGCGGCGGGCGATCTCCCGGTCGCACACCGCCACCCACCTGGTGCACCAGACGATGCGTAACTTCCTCGGCGAGTCCGCCACCCAGGCCGGCTCGCTGAACGCCCCCGGTCGGCTGCGCTTCGACTTCAACACCGCCACCGGCGTGGCACCCAGCGTGCTGCGTGACGTGGAGCAGCAGGTCAACGAGGTGCTACTGGCCGACCTGGAGGTGCACGCGTTCGTCACCTCGCTGGAGGAGGCGCGGCGCATCGGTGCCATGGCGCTCTTCGGCGAGAAGTACGGCGAGCACGTCCGGGTGGTCGAGGTCGGTGACTACGCCCGCGAACTCTGCGGCGGCACCCACGTGGCCCGCTCCGGTCAGCTCGGTCTGGTCAAGATTCTTTCCGAGTCGTCGATCGGTTCCGGCGTACGTCGGGTCGAGGCGCTGGTCGGGATGGACGCGTTCAACTTCCTGGCCCGCGAACACCTGCTGGTGTCCCGCCTCGCCGAGCTGTACCGCGTCCCCTCCGAGCAGGTCGCCGACCGGGTCGAGCAGACGGTCACCCAGCTGCGCGACGCGGAGAAGGAGTTGGAGAAGCTGCGCGCGCAGCTGGTGCTCGGCGGCGCGGCGGCGCTCGCCGCCCAGGCCAAGGATGTGTCCGGGGTCGCCTACGTGGGCACCGAGGCGCCCGAGGGGGCGGCCGGCAACGACGTGCGCACCCTCGCCCAGGAGATCCGGGGCCGGATCGACGCGTCCCGGCCCGGGGTGGTCGCGGTGGCCGCCCGAGCCAACGGCAAGGCGTCGCTGGTGGTGGCGGTGAACCCGGCCGCCCGCAGCCGGGGCATCGCCGCGAACGAGCTGGTCAAGGCGGCGTTCTCGGGTCGTGGCGGCGGTAGCCCCGAGCTGGCCCAGGGCGGCGGGCTGCCCGAGTCGGAGGTGCCCCGACTGCTGCTCACGGTCGAGCGGGCGCTCGCCGACGCGTGA